From a region of the Castor canadensis chromosome 7, mCasCan1.hap1v2, whole genome shotgun sequence genome:
- the Prap1 gene encoding proline-rich acidic protein 1 isoform X1, with protein MRRLLLVTCLVTVLLQEAGAIPVPQVLVKTNGKHKVAEQDTEKAWDTRAVEPLEKDDQLGKLLPVPKWKPAAEKLPDIKAWVETKDILGHFWSPQQGPEPDLDSLYHPLPEEVQGEEGPTLRVMLSLQMLQGPEEDLDHIYHPMEGFRGP; from the exons ATGAGGAG GCTCCTCCTGGTCACCTGCTTGGTGACTGTGCTGCTGCAGGAGGCAGGTGCAATCCCAGTGCCCCAG GTCCTTGTCAAGACCAACGGCAAACACAAGGTTGCTGAGCAGGACACAGAAAA GGCCTGGGACACCCGAGCCGTGGAACCTCTAGAGAAGGATGACCAGCTGGGGAAGCTGCTCCCTGTGCCCAAGTGGAAACCTGCAGCTGAGAAGTTGCCAG ATATCAAAGCCTGGGTGGAGACCAAGGACATCTTGGGCCACTTTTGGAGTCCTCAGCAGGGTCCTGAACCTGATCTTGACAGTCTGTACCACCCGCTACCTGAGGAGGTCCAGGGTGAAGAAGGGCCCACGTTGAGGGTGATGCTGTCTCTCCAGATGCTGCAGGGACCAGAGGAAGATCTAGACCACATCTATCACCCCATGGAGGGCTTCAGGGGACCTTGA
- the Fuom gene encoding fucose mutarotase isoform X2 — protein MVALKGIPAVLSPDLLFALARMGHGDEIDANFPTSSICQCGPVEIRADGLGIPLLLEAVLKLLPLDTYVESPAAVMELVPSDKERGLQTPVWQDYESLLLGAGCMKPLVKIERFEFYERAKKAFAVVATGETALYGNIILKKGTLVLAPL, from the exons ATGGTGGCGCTCAAGGGCATCCCCGCCGTGCTGTCCCCCGACCTGCTGTTCGCGCTGGCGCGCATGGGGCACGGAGACGAGATCG ACGCCaacttccccacctcctccatctGTCAGTGTGGACCTGTGGAGATCCGGGCAGATG GCCTGGGCATCCCGCTGCTCCTGGAGGCTGTGCTGAAGCTGCTACCCCTGGACACCTATGTGGAGAGCCCG GCTGCTGTCATGGAACTCGTGCCCAGTGACAAGGAGAGAGGCCTGCAGACCCCAGTGTGGCAAGATTACGAGTCCCTTCTGCTTGGGGCAGGCTGCATG AAACCCCTTGTGAAGATAGAGAGGTTTGAGTTTTATGAACGAGCAAAGAAGGCTTTTGCTGTTGTTGCAACTGG GGAGACGGCCCTCTATGGAAATATCATCCTCAAGAAGGGGACACTTGTCCTCGCTCCTCTATAG
- the Prap1 gene encoding proline-rich acidic protein 1 isoform X2: MRRLLLVTCLVTVLLQEAGAIPVPQVLVKTNGKHKVAEQDTEKAWDTRAVEPLEKDDQLGKLLPVPKWKPAAEKLPDAAGTRGRSRPHLSPHGGLQGTLTTSHLCPKAQAMGTDDPHQQEK; encoded by the exons ATGAGGAG GCTCCTCCTGGTCACCTGCTTGGTGACTGTGCTGCTGCAGGAGGCAGGTGCAATCCCAGTGCCCCAG GTCCTTGTCAAGACCAACGGCAAACACAAGGTTGCTGAGCAGGACACAGAAAA GGCCTGGGACACCCGAGCCGTGGAACCTCTAGAGAAGGATGACCAGCTGGGGAAGCTGCTCCCTGTGCCCAAGTGGAAACCTGCAGCTGAGAAGTTGCCAG ATGCTGCAGGGACCAGAGGAAGATCTAGACCACATCTATCACCCCATGGAGGGCTTCAGGGGACCTTGACCACTTCCCACCTCTGCCCTAAGGCCCAGGCTATGGGGACTGACGATCCTCACCAACAAGAGAAATAA
- the Fuom gene encoding fucose mutarotase isoform X1: MVALKGIPAVLSPDLLFALARMGHGDEIVLADANFPTSSICQCGPVEIRADGLGIPLLLEAVLKLLPLDTYVESPAAVMELVPSDKERGLQTPVWQDYESLLLGAGCMKPLVKIERFEFYERAKKAFAVVATGETALYGNIILKKGTLVLAPL; encoded by the exons ATGGTGGCGCTCAAGGGCATCCCCGCCGTGCTGTCCCCCGACCTGCTGTTCGCGCTGGCGCGCATGGGGCACGGAGACGAGATCG TTCTTGCAGACGCCaacttccccacctcctccatctGTCAGTGTGGACCTGTGGAGATCCGGGCAGATG GCCTGGGCATCCCGCTGCTCCTGGAGGCTGTGCTGAAGCTGCTACCCCTGGACACCTATGTGGAGAGCCCG GCTGCTGTCATGGAACTCGTGCCCAGTGACAAGGAGAGAGGCCTGCAGACCCCAGTGTGGCAAGATTACGAGTCCCTTCTGCTTGGGGCAGGCTGCATG AAACCCCTTGTGAAGATAGAGAGGTTTGAGTTTTATGAACGAGCAAAGAAGGCTTTTGCTGTTGTTGCAACTGG GGAGACGGCCCTCTATGGAAATATCATCCTCAAGAAGGGGACACTTGTCCTCGCTCCTCTATAG